One window from the genome of SAR202 cluster bacterium encodes:
- a CDS encoding transketolase — protein MRRHIVKMTFAANSGHPGGSLSEIDILATLYFRVMRIRPEEPLWEDRDRFILSKAHASPGLYAALSKRGFFPESELWTFRKINSRLQGHAHLDTPGVDFSGGSLGQGLSFGVGCALAARLDKKSYRTYVLLGDGEQDEGQVWEAAMSAAHYGVDNLTAIVDRNGIQNDRRTDEVMKLEPLSDKWRAFGWRVIETDGHNISRLLEAFEEASKARGQPAVIIAKTVKGKGVSFMENNPAFHGAATNKEEYERAMAELA, from the coding sequence ATGCGCCGGCACATTGTCAAGATGACGTTTGCGGCGAATAGCGGGCATCCTGGAGGGTCGCTGTCGGAGATAGATATTCTGGCGACGCTGTATTTTCGTGTGATGAGGATTAGACCTGAGGAGCCGCTGTGGGAGGACAGGGACCGGTTTATTTTGAGCAAGGCCCACGCTTCGCCAGGGCTGTATGCGGCGCTGTCCAAGCGCGGGTTTTTCCCGGAGAGCGAGCTTTGGACATTTAGGAAGATAAACAGCCGTTTGCAGGGACACGCGCATCTGGATACGCCGGGGGTGGACTTTAGCGGGGGGTCTCTGGGGCAGGGGTTGTCTTTTGGGGTGGGGTGCGCACTGGCGGCTCGATTGGACAAGAAGAGCTACCGGACGTATGTATTGCTGGGAGACGGGGAGCAGGATGAGGGGCAGGTATGGGAAGCGGCGATGTCGGCGGCGCATTATGGAGTGGACAACCTGACGGCGATTGTGGACCGGAACGGGATACAGAATGACCGCCGGACGGACGAGGTGATGAAATTGGAGCCACTTTCGGACAAGTGGCGGGCTTTTGGGTGGAGGGTCATTGAGACGGACGGGCATAACATAAGCCGGCTGCTGGAGGCTTTTGAGGAGGCGTCGAAGGCGAGGGGTCAGCCTGCGGTAATTATCGCCAAGACGGTGAAGGGGAAGGGCGTGAGCTTTATGGAGAACAACCCGGCGTTTCACGGGGCGGCGACGAACAAGGAGGAGTACGAGCGGGCGATGGCGGAGCTGGCGTGA
- a CDS encoding DDE-type integrase/transposase/recombinase: protein MTKPIHPKPEVPVPNTHIRYGYSRKRVPIYMDKATGKTYTANGAMPGRRVKPEIVGSAVALFYRGTPLDEIAEQFEHQYDFRPSKATIYEWVTDYTKLARDRLGSLKARTGNTWVCDESVYIAGGEKFWHYNVLDRDSRFLLASHLARTRTIKQTEIVFQKAKEAAHSNPKRIITDGMTAYPEAIERVFGGDTQHVVSEGLTAKLNNNLSERMQGTFRQRTKTMRGFQDRQSAQDYFDGYRIHYNFFRGHESLKNRRPAEMAGLETSLESWEDVARLDVRPFSYERVKLEKERALKPKPVYPRRVFIQRRRRL from the coding sequence ATGACCAAACCTATACATCCAAAGCCAGAAGTCCCTGTACCAAATACCCATATCCGTTACGGCTACTCCCGCAAGCGTGTCCCTATCTACATGGATAAAGCCACTGGCAAGACTTACACGGCCAACGGCGCAATGCCTGGGAGACGGGTTAAGCCTGAGATTGTAGGGTCTGCTGTAGCCCTCTTTTATCGTGGCACTCCCCTAGATGAAATAGCCGAGCAATTTGAGCACCAGTACGACTTCAGACCGTCCAAGGCCACAATTTATGAATGGGTAACTGATTACACAAAACTAGCTAGGGATAGGCTTGGAAGTCTAAAGGCAAGGACAGGCAACACCTGGGTCTGTGATGAATCGGTCTACATAGCTGGCGGGGAGAAATTTTGGCACTACAACGTGCTTGACCGAGACAGCCGCTTTTTGCTGGCTTCACACTTAGCCCGTACTCGGACAATAAAACAGACCGAGATAGTCTTTCAGAAGGCCAAAGAAGCTGCCCATAGCAATCCAAAGAGAATCATCACTGATGGAATGACGGCTTACCCAGAAGCCATTGAGAGAGTCTTTGGCGGGGATACTCAGCACGTAGTTTCTGAAGGCTTAACGGCCAAACTCAACAATAACCTGTCTGAACGGATGCAAGGCACTTTCAGACAGCGTACCAAGACTATGCGAGGCTTTCAGGACAGGCAATCAGCCCAAGATTACTTTGATGGGTACAGGATTCATTACAACTTCTTTAGGGGTCACGAGAGCCTAAAGAATCGCAGGCCAGCAGAGATGGCGGGATTGGAGACCAGTTTAGAGTCTTGGGAAGACGTAGCCCGACTAGACGTACGGCCCTTCAGCTATGAACGGGTGAAGCTAGAGAAGGAACGGGCATTAAAGCCTAAGCCTGTCTATCCCAGACGAGTCTTTATCCAAAGGAGAAGGAGGCTTTAG